In Nocardia sp. NBC_01327, the genomic stretch CGGATCGCTGGTGCGCACACAGCCGCTGTAGGAGCCGATGGCGCGGTAGCGGCCCGGTGCGGCCAGCGCCAGCCGGAATACCGCCGAGCTCGCCATGGACAGGCCCGCCAGGGCGTTCCGCCCGCTGCCGCCGAATGCGGTGTCCATGATCGGCGGCAGCTCCTGGGTGAGGAAGGTGCTCCAGCGCTGTCTGCCCAGGACCGGGTCGTCCGCGCGCCAGTCGGCGAAGAAACTGCCCGCGCCGCCGATCGGGATCACCACGGTGACCTGCTTATCGGCGAAGAAGCGCTCGGCATCGGTCTTGGTCAGCCAGTTGCTGCCGTCGCTCCACAGCCCGGTGCCGGCGCCGCCGTCCACACCGTTGAGCAGATAGAGGGTGGGCGCCGGGCGTGAATCATCCGGCGCGGGGAGCACTTCCACCGGTACGAGGCGATCCATCGCCGCCGAGTACACGCTCAGGTCGAGGATCCGGCCCGGTCCCTGTGCCACGGCGACGAGCCGTGCGCCATCGGACGCCGGGCGGGCGGCGGCCATGGCTCGCGCCGGGATCGGGATATCGGTCCCCGGCGGCGGAGCGGCCGCGGCAGATCCGCCCATGCCCATCAGCACAGCGGCGAGCAGTACTGCGGTCGCGCGAACCATGCGGGCGACCGTAGGCCCGGAAATTGTCGCGCCGCAGCCCGATCGGAAGTCTCTGGAGAACCGACCAGCACAACCGCATCGGCACTGGTATTCACCACAAACTTGCTCGGGATTCGCCCTGACCATCGAATTCCACTGTTAGCGTGCAGATTCGGATCCGCTGTCGTATCCCGTGCCGAAGCACGCGGCCGCAACGGTCCCGATCTTCATATCGGCACTTGTCAGAACGGCAAGCACATTGGTTACCGAAATCTTCGATACGACAGTGGATTTGCCGGTCGCACCGGAAGTGATCCGCGGTCTCCTGATCGATCCGCAGCTGTATCCGAGAATTTTCGCGGGTGTGGGCGCCTGCGAGCAGGTGGACACCCTCGGCGAGGGGCTGTCCTGGTTGATGCGCATCGGCACCATCACCTCCGGGGTGCATACCCGCAGGGCGACCTTCCACCCCGATCGGCACGGCGGCATGCAACTGCGGTGCACCGAGACCGGCGCCCTGGTGAGCGTGCGGCTGCGCAGGCGGGAGGAGCTGACGCGGCTCACCATCTCCTATTTCGGAGTCGGCCGCATCCATCCCGCGGTGGCGGCGCTGTCGAATGCGGAGGTGATCGAGTGGACCGAGGCCGGATTCGCGCGACTGCTCGAATTGGTCTCCGGTGCGCAGACTTCGGTCGTGGTCAATGGCGAGGACCGTCCGTTGCGGCGGCGCGCCCAGGTGGCCGGGCAGATCGCGGCGACCGGCGTGGTGCGCCCGCTGCGGCCGGTGCGCGCGGTGAAACAGATGGGCGGCCTGGCCAGATGGGGTTTCAACCTGGCCGGCGGGTATGCGGCGGCAGCCGGGTACGCACCCGATCGGATCGCCGTGGTGGACGGTCACGGGTCTCGGACATTCCGTGAGATGCACGAGCGCAGCCGGGCGCTCGCGGGCGCCATGGCGAGCCTCGGACTCGGACCCGGCGAGGCGGTGGGGCTGCTCGCGCGCAATCACGCCGGAATGATCGAAACCATGGTCGCCGCAGGCAAACTCGGCGTCGATGTTATTCTACTCAATGCCGGATTGTCGGCACGGCGGATCGAGGACATCGTGCAGCGGCACCGGCTCACCTCACTGTTCGTGGACGGGGATCTCGAACCGCTGGTCGACTACCTGCACGCCGATATCCGCCGCTACCGGACCGATTCACCGGCCGGCGGGCATACGACAACGGAGGATCTGATAGCGCAGGGCCACACCAGGTTCCGCGCACCCGCCCGGAAGGGCCGGCTGATCGTCCTCACCTCGGGGACCAGCGGCACCCCGAAGGGCGCCCGCCGCCCGCATGCCCGGGGATTCGCCACCATCGCCGCCCTGCTGTCGCGAATTCCCCTGCGCATGAACGAAACCATGCTCATCCCCGCACCGCTGTTCCACACCTGGGGGCTGGCGGCGCTGCAGTTGAGCACCGCCCTGCGCGCCACCGTCGTCCTGCCCGAACGATTCGACGCCGAGGACTGCCTGCGGCTTGTCGCCGAACACCGGGTGAGTTCCCTCATCGTCGTGCCGACCATGGTGCAGCGCATTCTCGATCTGCCCGTCGCGGTGCGCGCCCGATACGACACCTCGAGCCTGCGCGTAGTCGCGAGTTGCGGTGCGCCACTGACCGGTACGACCGTGCTGCGCTTCCTGGACGCTTTCGGCGACATCCTCTACAACACCTACGGGTCCACCGAGGTGTCCTGGGCCACCATCGCCACTCCGGAGGATCTGCGGGTCTCCCCGACCACGGCCGGTCGGCCGCCGCTCGGCACCAGGGTCGCGGTGCTGGACGACCATCGGAAACCCGTCGCCATCGGCGCGATCGGGCGGATCTACGTCGGCAACCATATGCTCTTCGACGGCTATGTGAACTGCCCGCCGCCCGAGGAGGCCGGCGGACTGCTGGACACCGGCGATCTCGGGTATCTCGATATGACCGGCCGCCTGTTCATCGCCGGCCGGGACGACGAGATGATCATCTCCGGTGGTGAGAACGTTTTCCCCCGCCCGGTCGAGGAGGCCCTGGCCCATCTGCCGCAGATCAGCGAGGTGGCCGTGGTCGGCGTTCCGGATCACGAGTTCGGCCAGCGCCTGGCCGCCTATATCGTCAAACGTGAAGGCTCAGGCCTGGATCCGGATATGGTCCGCACCTATATCCGCCATCGCCTGAGCCGCTTCAGCGTTCCCCGCGATATCGTCTTCCTCCCCGCGCTCCCCCGCGGCGAGACCGGCAAGGTCCTCAAGCGACTGCTCACCGGGGCGCTGGCCGATCCCCCGACCGCCTGACACCGTCCCGCCGGTCAGTGCCAGAGTCGGCGACACGGCAACTGCCGCAGTTCTTTTCGTACCCGGCGGTCCACCCGGACCGTCAAACCGACCTGGGCTGCGGCAGTCGCGAATTCCCACGCTTCCGCACGGGTCGCGGCATACTCCAGCACCAGCGGCCGGTCCGGCCGATCGAAGCAGACGATAACGCGATGAGTCAGCGCATCCGCAACGAACTCGGATGCCATGACGTCGACGCTGTACCTCATTACCCGACAGTAGGACTCACTCCGCGCGCGCACCCCGATCTGGATTTCCATCGGACATGTCACAGCGACGCCACCCGGCATTCTGGGCGATGTCACCGGCGCGCACGGTGGTCAGCCGGCGGGTAGCGGGGCGTCCGTGCTCTTGCGGACTTGAAAGGCCGTGAAAGCCTCCATGACCCCGATGACGATGAGCCACCAGCCCGTGAGCACGGTGAGGACGCTGATCGAGTCGAAAGGCGACACGATCAGCACCGCGCCACCGGCGGCGATGACAAGACCGAACACCGCCTGCCACACGCGGGACGGCGACGCCGGATCCGACAGCGCCGCGATGAGCAGCGTGACACCGCGGAACAGCCAGCCGATACCGATCCACAGGGCCAGCAGCAGCACCGATTCGAAGACGCTGCGGAAGCAGAAGAATCCCAGCATCAGCGACAGGATGCCGCTGAGGAAGGCGAGCACCCGCATCCCAGCGGTGACATGCGGGCCGAATGCCGCGAACAGTTGCAGCACACCGGATATCACGAGGTAGACGCCCAGCAGCACACCGGCGACCACCAGCGTGGGGCCGGGCCACGCCAGAATCAGCAGACCGAGTACCGCCGCCGCGACACCGGTGATCAAAATGGATTTCCATGCGTGCCGGGCCATCGGATGCGCCGGTCCCGCCAAATGCGTTGCAGTCATGCTCGCCATGATGCTCCTCGCAGGTGAAATAGATTGTGGTGCAGCGATACCGGCGTGATTGCGACATATCTGCCGACCGGTCGGCGAGCGGCACCGGCCGCACCGCCTCAGCCGCCGTGATAGGTCCGGCGGTACGCGGTGGGTGCGACGCCGCTGAGGCGTTTGAACTGGGTGCGGAAGTTGGTCGCGGAGGTGAAACCGGTTCTGCGGGCAATGCGTTCGACGTCGTAGTCGGTGGTCTCGAGGAGTTCCTGGGCGAGGCGGATGCGGGTGACGTTGAGCCATTGCATGGGTGTCTGGCCGGTCTCGTCATGGAAGCGGCGGTTGAGGGTGCGAATGCTGGTGGCGGCGTGGGCGGCGAGATCCTCCAGGGTGAGATCGCGGTGGGCGTTCTCCTCGATCCAGTGCAGGAGCGGTGCAAGGGTGGTGTGCACGGCCTGGCGATTGCGGACGATGAATTGGGCTTGGCCGCCGTCACGATGTAGCGGCGCGACGGCGAGTCGGGAGGCTTCGGCGGCCACCGCCGTTCCGTAGTCCCGGCGGACCAGATGCAGGCACAGATCCAGACCGGCCGACGCCCCGGCCGAGGTGAGGATCTGACCGTTGTCGACGTAGAGGACATCGGGGTCCAGATCGACCCGGGGGAACGCCGAGCGGAAGAGCTCGGCCGCGAACCAGTGTGTCGTAGCGCGTTTTCCGTCGAGGAGGCCGGCTTCGGCGACGGTGAAGGCGCCGACGCAGATGGAGGCGATCCGGGTGCCCGCGGCCGCCGCCGCGCGGAGTGCGGCCACGGCGGCGGGCGGGGTCGCGACCGCAGGGTTGTTCCGGCCGGGCACGACGATGGTGTCGGCGCGCAGCAGCGCGTCCAGCCCGTGGTCGGTGGCCAATGCGAGCGGACCGGCGGTGACGACCGGTTCGGTCCCGCACACGAGGACGCGGTACCCGGGCCTGCCCGTGGCCAGCGTTACGCGTCCGAACACCTCGATCGGGGTCGTCAGATCGAAGGCGATCGTATCGGGCAGCGCCAGAACAGCGACGGTGTGCATGGCAAGAACCTAGCGTGTGACACCTGCGGCTAATCCCGCGATCCTGCGCTTTCCGCACTGTTTTCTCATGTTCCGGGCATTGGCAAAATTCGGCCGCATCGTGGCAATCGAGCCACTCGCGAATACGGCTCGCCCGCGACAGCATTGACGGCGTCCGGCAGCACCGCCCGGACAGTGGAGGAGAGCCGCATGCATGCCCAAATCGTTCTGTTCGATGGCTTCGACCCGCTGGATGTGATCGCGCCGTTCGAGGTGCTCGCCGCCGGCAGTGACGCCGTCGGCGGTGAGCTGATCGTGGAGTTGGTCTCCGCCGAGGGAGCCCGAGCCGTGGTCAGCGGTACCCGCGGACTCGTACTGCACGCGACAGCCCAGCTCGATCCGGCGAAGCCCGGATACATCATCGTTCCCGGCGCATCGGGACCGGTCGACTGCGATCCCGACGCGGGCGTCGACACCATCCCGGTACTGCTAGCACGGCTGGGCGAGACCGACCTCGTCCCGCTCATGCGGCTGGCCCTGGACAACCCCGCGATCGTCGTCGCGACCGTCTGCGGCGGCGCGCTCGGACTGGCCATGGCGGGCCTGCTCGAGGGCCGCACTGCCACCACCCACACGCTCGGCACCGACATGCTGGAGGCCACCGGGGTCAATGTCGTGCGCGCGCGAGTCGTGGACGACGGCGACCTGGTCACCGCGGGCGGCGTCACCTCCGGTCTCGATCTCGCGCTGCACCTGCTGGAACGCGCGTACGGCCCCCGCGTCTGCCTCGCCGTGGAGACCCTCTTCGAATACGAGCGGCGCGGCACCACCTGGACCGCCACCGGGCGCGTCCCCGTCACCGTATGACCTTGCCGTTCAACAATACTCACGAGGAGAACCCGCTATGAGCATCCTGGGCACCTGGGATCTGACAGTTCGCACACCGATCGGCTCACTCGCCGTGGTCTATACGTTCACCGAGACGGCAGGAACGGTGCGAGGCACCGCCGCGGGCAAGGGCGAGACCGTCACGGTGACCGATATCGCCATCGAGGAAACCTCCGCCGGATCCCATGTGACCTGGCGCCAATCGGTCACCACACCCATTCGCCTCAATCTCGATTTCGACGTCACCACCGCCGGAGACGAACTGACCGGTCACTCCCGAGCGGGGAGACTGCCGCGCTCGGGCGTCACCGGGATCAGGCGAACGGCCGCCGGTGATTGAGTGCGCCGGCCTGGATCAGGCGGGCAGTGCGGCGAGAATGCGCTGGAACACTGCCGTCGTCTCCCCGATGCCGTCGATCGTGGTCATGATGCCGCGGTCGGCATAGTGGGCGGTGATGGCGGGAATGTGGTTGCGGTACAGGGCCAATCGCTCGCGGACCACTTCCGGATCGTCGTCTGTGCGGTGCTGTGCGGCGAAGCGGATCTCGCAGCGGCCGATGATCACGTCATCGGATACGGCGAGCTCGATGACACGGTCGAGTGCCCGATCGCCCGCGGCCAGCAGGTCATCGAGCGCCCCGGCCTGGGCGCCGGTCCGTGGATAACCGTCGAGGATATAGCCACCGGCCGCGTCGGATTCGGCCAGACGGTCGCCGAGGATCTTCAGGACCAGGTCATCGGGCACCAGCTCCCCGGCCGCCACCATGGCGGCGGCCTCCAGCCCGACCGGGGTCCCGTCCCGCATCGCCGCCCGGAACAACTCGCCGGTCGAGATGTGCGGCACCCCGAGTTCCCGCTTCAGCATCTCCGCCTGCGTGCCTTTGCCGGAACCATTGGGACCCAGGATCACCAATCGCATACCGATTACTCCAATCACCTTGTCAGAGAGGCTACTCGGGCCGAGAACCGGTGACCGAACCGGCCAGCGCCACGGCGGCGGCATTGGCGCCGCACATGCCGTGCGCTCCCGGGCCGGGCGGCGTCGCGGCCGAGCAGAGGTACATCCCGGGCACACCGATCGTGTACGGGGACAGTGTGATTCGCGGTCCGAAGACGAGCTGTCGGATATCCTTGGACCCGGTCATGATGTCGCCGCCGATGAAATTGGGGTTGTGGGCCGCCATTTCGGTGGTGCTGCGGGTCGTCAGGCCGACAATGCGTTCCCGGAATCCGGGCGCGAACTGCTCGATGCGGGTGATGATCGCCTCCGTGGCGTCACCGGTGTAGCCGTGCGGCACGTGAGCGTAGGCCCAGAGCGGGTGGACATCACCGGCCGAGCGCTGCGGATCGGCCAGATACTGCTGGCCGACCAGTACGAACGGGCGATCGGGCAACCGCCCGGCGTGGACGTCACGTTCGGCGGTGGCGATTTCACGGTACGGCCCGCCGAGATGGACCGTCCCGGCGCGGCGGGCGTCCGGGTTGGCCCAGGGCACACCCTCCGCCACCGCGAAATCCACCTTGAACGCACCCGGCCCGCGGCGAAAGTTCCGGTAGGCGCGGGCAATTCGCGGCGGGAGCCGGTCGCCGAGGATATCGGCGACGGACTCCGGCGTCAGATCGAACATGGTCAGGTCCGACGGTGGCAGCTGGGCGGCGGTATCGATCCGGACTCCGGTTTCGATCTTGCCGCCCAGGTCCGCCAGCAGGGCCGCCAGCGCGCGGGCGATGGACTGCGATCCGCCCGCCGCGACGGGCCAGCCGTACCGATGGCCCGCCGTCAGGATTCCCATGCCGATCGCCGAGGTCAATGGCAGATGCAGCGGCCGGAAGGCATGGGCCGCAACACCTCCGAACAGGGCTCGGGCCTCCTCGGTGTGGAAGGCGCGGGCCAGTGCGGAGGCGGGCAAGGGTGTCGGCGCACCGAACCGGGCCAGCGTGAGCGGGTGCCGGGGCACCCGCAGCAGCGGCCGCATAATGTCCTCGGCCAGCGCGTCGTAATGCTCGGAGGGACTGCCGAACAACAGCTTCCACCGGCGGCCGTCCGAACCCATCCCTGCGGCGGTGCAATCGACCGAGCGGTACAGCACACCGGCGCGCCCCTCGGAGAGCGGATGCACGCAGTCGATTTCCGGTGTACGCCAGGACAACCCGTACTGTTCGAGCCCGAGCTCGGCCAGAAAGGGCGAACCCACCGCCATCGGGTGCACCGCCGAGCACTGATCGTGCAGCAGTCCCGGCACGATCGCCTCGACGGTGCGGGTGCCGCCGCCGATCTCACTGTCGGCTTCCAGCACGGTCACCCGCACACCCGCCCGCGCGAGGGCAACGGCGGCGGCGAGTCCATTGGGCCCGCCGCCGACGACGGTCGCGGTGGTCATGCCAGCGCTCCGTGCCCGTGGTCCTGCGCGGGCCGGGTCCAGGTGACCGTCACCGGGATGGGTCCGTCGGGCAGCCAGGGCTGTTCGGCCACCGCGTCGGCGACCACCCAGGTACCGCGTTCGATCACGCCGAGCGCCGCATCGATGAGCTGGTAGTGCTGCACCCGGCTCCCCCACGCCTGCGATTCGACCCAGACGATGACGGCCTCACCCGGTTCGAACCGGGCCTCGCGCTGTACGGCGGTGATGAAATCCGCATTGTGCAGATGGCCGTCGCCGAAATTGAAACCGATCAGCGAATTGCAGAGGAACTCACCCTCACGCACGGTGCGGGAGTCGATATCGGGCAGGTTGTGCAGCAGGACCGAGAACAATCCGCGGCCCTGGCTGTGCATGGTCCGCCACGCGGTCACCTGCTGCATGGTGATCTCGGCCCACTGCGGCTCATAACCGAAATCGACGAACTGATCGACCTGATTCTTCGCGGTACGCGTCACCCGATCCAGTTTGCCCTCCGCTCCCGGGGCGAACGCCCACACCGCGGAGGCCCAGTTGCCGGCGTACTGCCGCATGGACGGCAGGAACGAGACCTTATCGGGCCGGAAGTTGCCGAGAATCGGGAAGAACAGCAGGCCTGCCAGCAGTGCCACGGCCAGCCACGGGGAGGAAAGGTCGAACGGGCTGTAGCCGTTCCCGTTCGGGAAACCCAGGAACAGGAACATCGATGCATAGGCGAACAGCACATTCCACTCCAGCGGCACCGCGAGCGGGAAGGTCGACACGATGAACAGGTGGAAGATCACCATCGCCGCGACCGCCACCGCGGTGAGCCAGTGACTGGTGGAGAACAGCAGCACCAGCGGTGCGATCACCTCGACGGTGGTGCCGCCGACATGCGCCATCACATCCGCGATCCGGGACGGCCGCAGATCACGCGGGAAGTCGCGGTAGTGGGCGCGCTTGATCCGGGTGAACGGCATCGACGGGCTGTTGCTGACCATGGGCGGAACCACCAGGGCGAAATGCTTGCCGAACTTGGACACTCCCGCGCCCACCCACACGATGACGATCAGCAGTTTCAACGCGATGATCATGTCGACGAACGGCAGTACCGCGAAGAAGAAGAGCGCGGGCAGATACTGCTCACCACGGGCCGCGAGGAAAATCGTCTTGTCCCGCAACCCGTTCAGGATCAGCAGCACGATCGGCGCGATCAGCAGCGCCGGGTTCACCAGGCCCGAGGTATTGCCCGGCACCGCCGCGGAGAGCGAATCACTGTGCACGCCAGGCAGAACCAGCGCGACGACGACGGACGCCAGCAGCGCGACGTACAGCGTGATGTCGAACCAATTCCGCCGGTCCCCGCCGGTGAACGGCACCCACTTCCACGGCCGCAGCCGAATGGTGCGCGGGCGCGCCCAGAACAGGATGCCGCCGGTCATGGGTTTCACCTTGCCCGCCAACGGCCCCCACGATCCGGCAATGCCGATGCTCTCCAGCAGGACCGTCCACAGGATCGCCTTCTGATAGACGATGGGCTGGTTCCACCACTGCCCGACATGCCAGAAGGCGGGCAGATGCGAGGTGGTGGTGGCGACCACGATGCCGCCGAGGATGTACAGCACGATCAGTTTCAGGATGTAGATCGTGTGCACCATGCGCGGTGAGCCGAAGCCGTGTTCGGCCCAGTTGACCGCGAGTATCCGCATGCGCTCCATGAGCGGCAGCCGCAGGAAGTCCTCCGGCTCGACGGCGGGAAGATCGGGGTTGATGAATCCCATGACAGTGCTCCTAATCGGTGAAAAAGGTGGGGGTTCAGTGGGTGTCGGCGTCGAGCAGGCGCAGCGCGGGTTTGTCGATCTTGCCGACGGCGTTCTTGGGCAGTTCGCCGAGAATCCGGATCGCCACGGGCAGTTTGTATTTCGCCAGACAGGTGCGCGCGTGCTCACGAATCGCGGTGGCGTCCAAGGCCGAACCGCCGGTGAGCGCGACGAACAGGATCGGCTGCTCGCCGTAGACCGGATCGGGCCTGCCCACCACCGCCGCCTCGGCAATATCGGGCAGCTGGTAGACGACGGTCTCGATCTCCTTGGGGTAGATGTTCTCGCCGCCGCGAATGATCATGTCCTTGGCCCGATCCACCAGGACGAGATAGCCGTCCTCGTCGAAGCGGCCGATATCGCCGGTGTGCAGCCAGCCGTCCACCACCGTGGCGGCGGTCGCCTCCGGGCGATTGAGGTAGCCGCGCATGACATTCGGCCCGGAGATCAGCACCTCGCCGCTCTCTCCGGCGGGCGCGTCGCCGCCCGCGGCGCCCAGGATGCGAATGCGCTGGCCCGGCAGCGGGATGCCGACCGTGCCCGGTTTCCGCAGTCCGGCAACCGGATTGAGGGTGCTGGCACAGGTCCCCTCGGACAGCCCGTAGCCCTCGATGATCGGAATGCCGTAGCGGTCTTGGAATTTGGCGATCAGCTCGACGCTCGCGGGCGCCGCACCGCAGATTCCGAAACGGACCGACGAGGTGTCGGGGCGCACGTGCGCCGGCCGATTGGCCAGCATGGTGTAGATGGTCGGCACCGCGGAGAAGTACGTGGCACGGGTGCTTTCGATGCTGTCGAAGAAGGTCGCCGCGTCGAAGCGTCCCGCGACCGTGGTGCGCCCACCCGCCAGCAGCGGTGACAGCACTCCGGCCACGATCCCGTTCACATGGAACAGCGGCAGGATCAGCAGGCTGTGATCGGCCTCGGTCAGGGCGAGCGCGTCGATCACCATGTCGCACATGGCCAGCAGGTTCGCGTGATCGAGCATGACGCCCTTGGGCCGGCCGGTGGTTCCGCTGGTGTAGATGAGCAGGGCCAGGGCCTCCGGGCCCGCGTCGACCGGATCGACCTCCGCGCCGGTTCCGCCCGCGCTCAGCTCCCGCACCGGCACCACCGCGCGCACCGGACCGTCGAACGCGCGGTCGGTGATCAAGACCTTCGCGCCCGCATCGGCCACCTGATACGCGACTTCGGCGGTGACCAGCGCCGGATTCACCGGTGTGACCGCCGCGCCCAATCGCCAAGCGGCGAACAGGCTCAGCACCAGATCGGCGGTATTGGGCAGCATGACCGCGACCACGTCACCGGTCCCGACGCCGTATGCGCGCAGGGTGGCCGCGGCACGCCGCACCGCCTCGAGGAAGCGGGTGTTGTTCAGTGCGACGCCGTCATCGGTGAGGGCCGGATCGTCCGGGCGGACGGCGGCCCGGCGGTCCGGCAGTGCCGAGAGATTCATGAGCAGGTCCTTGCGGAGAGGAAAACGATGCCGCCAACGGTAGAAATCCCCCGCTCGTCTGCCACCGTCGTCCGTGAACGAAGTTCGCACCCGCCCTTGTCCCGGGAGGACAAGAGCCGGTCCGCGAATCCGCAGCCACGGCCGCCGGACGGAACTACCGTGGAGGGGTGACGATTGCGCGGCGCGACAGCGACGTCGCGGTGGGCCGCTATGTGGAATCGATCGCCGCGCGGATGAATGCGCGGGTGACCCAGGTCAGTGCGGCCATTCGCACCGCACTCGAGGAGGACATCGCCGATCTGCGCGGCGACCCCCGCACGGCGGATCTGCTCGGCGCGAGCGTCGAGGCCAATGTCGACACCCTGCTGCACGCGCTGCGCCACGATATCCCCGTCGAGCGCATCCAGGCGCCGGGGGCGGCCGTCGAATACGCCAGACGTCTTGCCCAGCAAGGCATTCCGTCCAATGCCCTGGTGCGCGCCTATCGCCTCGGGCAGCGCCGTCTCACCGAGATGGTGTTCGCCGAACTGCACGAGATGGCCATCCCGCCCGAAGACCGGGTCACCACCATCGAGCGGATCACCGCGATCCTGTTCGACTACATCGACCGGATTACCGAACAGGTTGTCGTCATCTACGACGATGAGCGCGAGCGCTGGCTGGAGAATCGGAACAGCGTGCGCGCCTTACGCATCCGCGAACTGCTGACCACCCGCAAACCGGTCGACGCCGATGCGGCGTCCACCACCATCCGGTATCCGCTGCGCTGGCATCACGTCGCGCTGGTGCTGTGGTATCCCGAGGCCGAGGACGATGAGATCCCGCGGCTGCAGCAGTTCGTCCGCGAACTCGCCGAGGCGCTGGACACCGCGGCGGCGCCGCTGTTCGTCGCCACCGATCCG encodes the following:
- a CDS encoding phytoene desaturase family protein; its protein translation is MTTATVVGGGPNGLAAAVALARAGVRVTVLEADSEIGGGTRTVEAIVPGLLHDQCSAVHPMAVGSPFLAELGLEQYGLSWRTPEIDCVHPLSEGRAGVLYRSVDCTAAGMGSDGRRWKLLFGSPSEHYDALAEDIMRPLLRVPRHPLTLARFGAPTPLPASALARAFHTEEARALFGGVAAHAFRPLHLPLTSAIGMGILTAGHRYGWPVAAGGSQSIARALAALLADLGGKIETGVRIDTAAQLPPSDLTMFDLTPESVADILGDRLPPRIARAYRNFRRGPGAFKVDFAVAEGVPWANPDARRAGTVHLGGPYREIATAERDVHAGRLPDRPFVLVGQQYLADPQRSAGDVHPLWAYAHVPHGYTGDATEAIITRIEQFAPGFRERIVGLTTRSTTEMAAHNPNFIGGDIMTGSKDIRQLVFGPRITLSPYTIGVPGMYLCSAATPPGPGAHGMCGANAAAVALAGSVTGSRPE
- a CDS encoding DUF3556 domain-containing protein codes for the protein MGFINPDLPAVEPEDFLRLPLMERMRILAVNWAEHGFGSPRMVHTIYILKLIVLYILGGIVVATTTSHLPAFWHVGQWWNQPIVYQKAILWTVLLESIGIAGSWGPLAGKVKPMTGGILFWARPRTIRLRPWKWVPFTGGDRRNWFDITLYVALLASVVVALVLPGVHSDSLSAAVPGNTSGLVNPALLIAPIVLLILNGLRDKTIFLAARGEQYLPALFFFAVLPFVDMIIALKLLIVIVWVGAGVSKFGKHFALVVPPMVSNSPSMPFTRIKRAHYRDFPRDLRPSRIADVMAHVGGTTVEVIAPLVLLFSTSHWLTAVAVAAMVIFHLFIVSTFPLAVPLEWNVLFAYASMFLFLGFPNGNGYSPFDLSSPWLAVALLAGLLFFPILGNFRPDKVSFLPSMRQYAGNWASAVWAFAPGAEGKLDRVTRTAKNQVDQFVDFGYEPQWAEITMQQVTAWRTMHSQGRGLFSVLLHNLPDIDSRTVREGEFLCNSLIGFNFGDGHLHNADFITAVQREARFEPGEAVIVWVESQAWGSRVQHYQLIDAALGVIERGTWVVADAVAEQPWLPDGPIPVTVTWTRPAQDHGHGALA
- a CDS encoding AMP-binding protein, producing the protein MDLPVAPEVIRGLLIDPQLYPRIFAGVGACEQVDTLGEGLSWLMRIGTITSGVHTRRATFHPDRHGGMQLRCTETGALVSVRLRRREELTRLTISYFGVGRIHPAVAALSNAEVIEWTEAGFARLLELVSGAQTSVVVNGEDRPLRRRAQVAGQIAATGVVRPLRPVRAVKQMGGLARWGFNLAGGYAAAAGYAPDRIAVVDGHGSRTFREMHERSRALAGAMASLGLGPGEAVGLLARNHAGMIETMVAAGKLGVDVILLNAGLSARRIEDIVQRHRLTSLFVDGDLEPLVDYLHADIRRYRTDSPAGGHTTTEDLIAQGHTRFRAPARKGRLIVLTSGTSGTPKGARRPHARGFATIAALLSRIPLRMNETMLIPAPLFHTWGLAALQLSTALRATVVLPERFDAEDCLRLVAEHRVSSLIVVPTMVQRILDLPVAVRARYDTSSLRVVASCGAPLTGTTVLRFLDAFGDILYNTYGSTEVSWATIATPEDLRVSPTTAGRPPLGTRVAVLDDHRKPVAIGAIGRIYVGNHMLFDGYVNCPPPEEAGGLLDTGDLGYLDMTGRLFIAGRDDEMIISGGENVFPRPVEEALAHLPQISEVAVVGVPDHEFGQRLAAYIVKREGSGLDPDMVRTYIRHRLSRFSVPRDIVFLPALPRGETGKVLKRLLTGALADPPTA
- a CDS encoding DJ-1/PfpI family protein, producing the protein MHAQIVLFDGFDPLDVIAPFEVLAAGSDAVGGELIVELVSAEGARAVVSGTRGLVLHATAQLDPAKPGYIIVPGASGPVDCDPDAGVDTIPVLLARLGETDLVPLMRLALDNPAIVVATVCGGALGLAMAGLLEGRTATTHTLGTDMLEATGVNVVRARVVDDGDLVTAGGVTSGLDLALHLLERAYGPRVCLAVETLFEYERRGTTWTATGRVPVTV
- a CDS encoding alpha/beta hydrolase, which gives rise to MVRATAVLLAAVLMGMGGSAAAAPPPGTDIPIPARAMAAARPASDGARLVAVAQGPGRILDLSVYSAAMDRLVPVEVLPAPDDSRPAPTLYLLNGVDGGAGTGLWSDGSNWLTKTDAERFFADKQVTVVIPIGGAGSFFADWRADDPVLGRQRWSTFLTQELPPIMDTAFGGSGRNALAGLSMASSAVFRLALAAPGRYRAIGSYSGCVRTSDPAGQVMVDAIVASQRGDPLNLWGPPADPAWTANDPYLHAEQLRGTAIYVSSGTGAPGPLDTLDGPGIGGSPGKLVDQLVLGGILDAVTDVCTRQLRDRFRDLDIPAVFDLRSSGTHSWGYWQEDLHNSWPVFAAALDQ
- a CDS encoding GlxA family transcriptional regulator; this encodes MHTVAVLALPDTIAFDLTTPIEVFGRVTLATGRPGYRVLVCGTEPVVTAGPLALATDHGLDALLRADTIVVPGRNNPAVATPPAAVAALRAAAAAGTRIASICVGAFTVAEAGLLDGKRATTHWFAAELFRSAFPRVDLDPDVLYVDNGQILTSAGASAGLDLCLHLVRRDYGTAVAAEASRLAVAPLHRDGGQAQFIVRNRQAVHTTLAPLLHWIEENAHRDLTLEDLAAHAATSIRTLNRRFHDETGQTPMQWLNVTRIRLAQELLETTDYDVERIARRTGFTSATNFRTQFKRLSGVAPTAYRRTYHGG
- a CDS encoding adenylate kinase, with amino-acid sequence MRLVILGPNGSGKGTQAEMLKRELGVPHISTGELFRAAMRDGTPVGLEAAAMVAAGELVPDDLVLKILGDRLAESDAAGGYILDGYPRTGAQAGALDDLLAAGDRALDRVIELAVSDDVIIGRCEIRFAAQHRTDDDPEVVRERLALYRNHIPAITAHYADRGIMTTIDGIGETTAVFQRILAALPA
- a CDS encoding HdeD family acid-resistance protein, with the translated sequence MTATHLAGPAHPMARHAWKSILITGVAAAVLGLLILAWPGPTLVVAGVLLGVYLVISGVLQLFAAFGPHVTAGMRVLAFLSGILSLMLGFFCFRSVFESVLLLALWIGIGWLFRGVTLLIAALSDPASPSRVWQAVFGLVIAAGGAVLIVSPFDSISVLTVLTGWWLIVIGVMEAFTAFQVRKSTDAPLPAG